In Amyelois transitella isolate CPQ chromosome 3, ilAmyTran1.1, whole genome shotgun sequence, a single genomic region encodes these proteins:
- the LOC106138165 gene encoding queuine tRNA-ribosyltransferase accessory subunit 2, whose translation MRFIINQAGCGSERVGSLIGFMKSPSTVLETPTSALITQSASVVHLTAEVLEKVFPNPKLLWVPLSKSIHLETGLKAQGEGVAKFAGVTNHFTCTTFQNIGEVTPSGHFEPDKVPLWSRNGKKMISADRYMELMAIFKSDIILAIADGHTHLDEGNKRLTKALDRTCKMLDVCVDRYKASKEFRNSALIGVIVASGSEKSCEACIKHILTHKDTLGGVALQGLTDGTTESLAPPVEKLEEIFKRVSDAIPKDMVRVVEGSWNPAIVVTAIQHGWDVFDGSYPLKLTNSGQALVLNFDVSQNSEELCILDMVDEVYKEDFRPLLANCECLACKKHTRAYIRHLLNTKEMLASVLLSIHNLHHFDQLFHHARLHITSNTYGDFKQHIIDQYEKYKQSQLRISEKNEEDEGKHNKKRRVNNGDIL comes from the exons ATGcgctttataataaatcaagCTGGTTGTGGGAGCGAGCGCGTGGGTAGTTTGATAGGATTTATGAAATCACCGAGTACTGTCTTAGAAACACCGACATCCGCACTTATCACGCag AGTGCAAGTGTAGTACATTTGACTGCAGAAGTACTTGAGAAAGTATTCCCAAACCCTAAGTTACTGTGGGTGCCATTGTCTAAATCCATCCATCTTGAAACTGGTCTGAAGGCTCAAGGGGAAGGAGTGGCCAAGTTTGCTGGTGTCACAAACCATTTCACTTGCACAACATTCCAGAATATTGGTGAAGTTACACCATCTGGACATTTTGAGCCTGATAAAGTGCCACTGTGGTCAAGGAATGGGAAGAAAATGATTTCTGCTGACAG ATATATGGAACTGATGGCAATTTTCAAATCAGACATAATTTTGGCGATTGCAGATGGTCACACCCACCTTGATGAAGGGAATAAGAGACTTACCAAAGCTTTGGATAGGACATGTAAAATGTTGGATGTCTGTGTGGATCGATATAAGGCCTCGAAAGAATTTCGAAATAGTGCCCTTATcg GTGTCATAGTAGCCTCAGGTTCCGAGAAGAGTTGTGAAGCCTGTATAAAGCACATACTCACCCATAAAGATACTTTGGGAGGTGTAGCATTACAAGGGTTGACAGATGGTACAACAGAAAGCTTGGCACCTCCTGTAGAGAAATTAgaggaaatatttaaaagagttAGT GATGCAATACCCAAAGACATGGTCCGAGTTGTAGAAGGTTCATGGAATCCAGCTATAGTAGTAACAGCAATCCAGCATGGCTGGGATGTTTTTGATGGTTCCTACCCACTGAAATTGACGAATTCGGGCCAAGCATTAGTATTAAATTTCGATGTCAGTCAAAATAGTGAAGAATTGTGTATATTGGATATGGTTGATGAAGT GTATAAAGAAGATTTTCGGCCATTACTTGCGAACTGCGAGTGCTTAGCTTGTAAAAAACACACAAGAGCCTATATTAGGCATCTTCTTAATACTAAGGAAATGTTGGCATCAGTATTACTCAGCAT ACATAACCTCCATCACTTTGACCAGTTATTCCATCACGCCCGTCTTCACATCACATCGAATACATATGGTGACTTCAAACAGCATATTATAGACCAGTATGAAAAGTACAAACAATCTCAACTCAGAATAAGTGAGAAGAATGAAGAGGATGAAGGAAAACATAATAAGAAGCGTCGTGTGAATAATGGTGATATCTTGTAG